The following coding sequences lie in one Yoonia sp. G8-12 genomic window:
- a CDS encoding alpha/beta hydrolase: MTRALEAQRREPVSGETRSCVVFLHGYGANAADLIGLADPLGEHMPDTLFIAPDAPEACIAAPMGLQWFPIPWIDGSSEEESRAGMENAAADLDAFLDGVMVDEDLLPEQVIVLGFSQGTMMALHVVPRREDAIAGIVAFSGRLLEPDSLAEEAQSRPPVLLIHGDADDVVPPQSLPQAAEALQEAGWTEVYAHIMKGTGHGIAPDGLSVALAFMRDRLGMS; this comes from the coding sequence ATGACACGGGCATTGGAAGCACAGCGGCGCGAACCGGTCTCGGGCGAGACCCGATCTTGTGTGGTTTTCCTGCATGGGTACGGCGCTAACGCGGCGGATTTGATCGGGCTGGCGGACCCTTTGGGCGAACATATGCCTGACACACTCTTTATAGCGCCCGACGCGCCCGAGGCCTGTATCGCAGCCCCGATGGGCCTGCAGTGGTTTCCGATTCCCTGGATTGACGGATCAAGCGAGGAAGAAAGCCGCGCTGGTATGGAAAATGCCGCCGCCGATCTGGATGCTTTCCTTGACGGGGTGATGGTGGATGAGGATCTGTTGCCCGAGCAGGTCATCGTGCTGGGCTTTTCACAAGGCACGATGATGGCCTTGCATGTGGTGCCGCGCCGTGAAGATGCCATAGCAGGCATTGTTGCCTTTTCGGGGCGGTTGCTCGAGCCGGATTCGCTGGCCGAAGAAGCGCAAAGCAGGCCACCGGTTCTGCTGATCCACGGGGATGCGGATGATGTTGTGCCGCCGCAATCGTTGCCGCAGGCGGCCGAGGCGCTGCAAGAAGCGGGCTGGACCGAAGTGTACGCCCACATCATGAAAGGCACCGGTCACGGCATCGCGCCGGATGGGCTTTCGGTGGCATTGGCCTTTATGCGAGACAGATTGGGCATGAGCTAA
- a CDS encoding HNH endonuclease, producing the protein MTQADFRTDFVRAPGALKHYPALVLNADYRPLSYYPLSLWPWQEAVKAAWLDRVDIVSEYDEVVRSPSTIIKIPSVVVLKDYIKPQKQVAFTRFNLFLRDEFCCQYCGARGDLTFDHVVPRASGGITSWENVVAACSPCNLRKGSRSLKQCGMSLQKPPRRPVTEQLHNVGRKFPPNHLHESWLDFLYWDAELDA; encoded by the coding sequence ATGACGCAGGCCGACTTTCGAACTGACTTTGTGCGCGCACCCGGCGCGCTCAAACACTATCCCGCTTTGGTTCTGAACGCAGACTACCGCCCGTTATCCTATTACCCGTTGTCGCTCTGGCCTTGGCAGGAGGCCGTAAAGGCGGCGTGGCTTGATCGTGTCGATATCGTCAGCGAATATGACGAGGTCGTGCGCAGCCCGTCCACAATCATCAAAATCCCCTCTGTCGTTGTGCTCAAGGACTATATCAAACCGCAAAAGCAGGTGGCCTTTACCCGTTTCAACCTATTTCTACGCGACGAGTTTTGCTGCCAGTACTGCGGAGCGCGGGGTGATTTGACCTTTGATCATGTGGTGCCACGCGCGAGCGGCGGCATCACCAGTTGGGAAAACGTGGTCGCGGCCTGTTCGCCGTGCAACCTGCGCAAAGGATCGCGGTCGCTCAAACAATGCGGGATGAGCCTGCAAAAACCACCCCGTAGACCCGTGACGGAACAGTTGCATAACGTGGGGCGCAAATTTCCGCCCAATCATTTGCATGAAAGCTGGCTGGATTTCCTGTATTGGGATGCAGAACTGGACGCATAG
- a CDS encoding cobyrinate a,c-diamide synthase, whose protein sequence is MSFVLAAPASGSGKTTVTLGLLRALTQRGIAVRGAKSGPDYIDPRFHEAACGHPCLNLDAWAMTPERIQALAAGPVPLMIEGAMGLFDGAPPDGKGACADLARILDLPVILVIDAGKMAGSVAPLAQGFIGHDPAVRIAGIILNNVGSPRHETMLRRALRDVPVFGAIPRNGALTQPSRHLGLVQAQERPDLAAYLDAAAALIATHCDMVALQAMLHPPTAPSTSITTRPPPAQRIAIAQDAAFAFSYPHLLQDWRDAGAGLQFFSPLADEAAPDADLIYLPGGYPELHAGRLAANARFLGSLRTSTSQIYGECGGYMTLGETLIDADGTAHQMAGLLALETSFATRKLHLGYRHLHAASGPFGGAWSGHEFHYATTLKAEGAPLFKAADAEGTALPAMGLIQNNVSGSFAHIIDAV, encoded by the coding sequence ATGAGCTTCGTTCTCGCAGCGCCCGCATCAGGCAGCGGCAAGACCACCGTTACCTTGGGCCTGCTGCGCGCCCTCACACAACGCGGCATTGCCGTACGTGGCGCGAAATCAGGACCGGACTACATTGATCCACGATTTCACGAGGCCGCCTGCGGGCACCCCTGCCTGAACCTTGACGCATGGGCGATGACGCCCGAGCGGATCCAAGCACTGGCCGCAGGCCCCGTACCGTTGATGATCGAAGGGGCGATGGGGCTGTTTGATGGCGCGCCACCTGACGGCAAAGGCGCGTGTGCCGATCTGGCGCGTATTCTTGATCTACCGGTGATCCTCGTGATTGATGCGGGCAAAATGGCAGGCTCGGTCGCGCCGCTTGCACAAGGGTTTATCGGGCATGACCCCGCAGTGCGCATTGCGGGCATTATCCTCAATAACGTCGGCTCGCCCCGCCATGAAACGATGCTGCGCCGGGCGCTGCGCGACGTTCCCGTTTTTGGCGCAATCCCCCGTAACGGGGCATTGACCCAACCATCGCGCCATCTTGGGCTGGTACAGGCACAGGAACGACCCGATCTTGCCGCCTATCTGGATGCCGCCGCAGCGCTGATTGCTACGCATTGCGACATGGTCGCTTTGCAGGCCATGCTGCATCCGCCCACAGCACCGTCCACCAGCATAACCACGCGCCCACCGCCCGCGCAACGCATTGCCATCGCGCAAGATGCCGCCTTTGCCTTCAGCTATCCGCACCTGCTGCAAGACTGGCGCGACGCAGGCGCCGGTTTGCAGTTCTTTTCCCCGCTCGCGGATGAGGCGGCACCGGATGCAGACCTGATCTATCTTCCGGGCGGATACCCCGAACTTCACGCCGGACGGTTAGCCGCGAACGCCCGTTTTCTAGGGTCCTTGCGGACATCCACGTCGCAAATCTACGGCGAATGCGGCGGGTATATGACACTGGGTGAGACCTTGATCGACGCGGACGGTACAGCCCATCAAATGGCGGGGCTACTGGCACTGGAAACATCCTTTGCCACCCGCAAGCTGCATTTGGGATACCGCCATCTGCACGCGGCATCCGGCCCTTTTGGCGGGGCTTGGAGCGGCCATGAATTTCACTATGCCACAACGCTCAAAGCCGAAGGTGCGCCGCTTTTCAAAGCCGCCGATGCCGAAGGCACCGCCCTGCCCGCGATGGGCTTGATCCAGAACAATGTCAGCGGCAGTTTCGCCCATATTATTGACGCAGTTTAA
- a CDS encoding DNA-3-methyladenine glycosylase family protein, with product MKERVIQADACVAEGAAWLCKTDARFAQALAGLPPLPLRRKPDGFAELLSAIVSQQVSVASAKAIWGRLQTAGMIHPHTVAAASADDLRALGLSRQKAHYAHALATAQIDYDALRAMPACDVIKTLTAVPGIGAWTAEIYVMFSLGRADVFAPGDLALQEAARLIFDLPDRPKEKDLRVMAQAWSPWRSVAARIMWAYYKEHKQREGIR from the coding sequence GTGAAGGAACGCGTCATCCAAGCGGATGCCTGTGTCGCCGAAGGCGCGGCGTGGCTTTGCAAGACCGATGCGCGGTTTGCGCAGGCGCTTGCGGGGCTGCCGCCTTTGCCGCTGCGCCGCAAACCGGATGGTTTTGCCGAACTTCTCAGCGCGATTGTCAGCCAACAGGTCAGCGTGGCCTCGGCAAAAGCGATCTGGGGGCGGTTGCAGACCGCAGGGATGATCCACCCGCACACGGTTGCCGCCGCCAGTGCGGATGATCTGCGCGCGCTGGGCCTGAGCCGCCAGAAGGCGCACTATGCCCATGCACTGGCAACGGCGCAGATTGATTATGACGCATTGCGCGCAATGCCCGCCTGCGATGTGATCAAGACATTGACCGCTGTGCCGGGCATCGGGGCGTGGACCGCGGAAATCTACGTCATGTTCTCGCTGGGGCGGGCGGATGTCTTTGCGCCGGGCGATCTGGCTTTGCAGGAAGCGGCGCGATTGATCTTTGATCTCCCCGACCGCCCCAAAGAAAAGGACCTGCGCGTGATGGCACAAGCATGGTCGCCGTGGCGATCGGTTGCAGCCCGCATCATGTGGGCCTACTACAAAGAGCACAAACAAAGAGAAGGCATCAGATGA
- the pgl gene encoding 6-phosphogluconolactonase — MKLVEYPDAEMMMMDLADKLASELSSALRANDTASLAVPGGTTPGPVFDSLCAVDLDWSRVQVMLTDERWVPETSERSNTRLLRERLLTNRAAAATYVPLYADAPTPEEKLPELATTLASALPISVLLLGMGADMHTASIFPGADQLDLALHGSDLLVAMRAPGAPEPRITLSAAVLRAAMSCHIVIVGAEKRAALEKARHLSPDEAPVAAVLSDATVHWAEA, encoded by the coding sequence ATGAAGCTCGTTGAATATCCTGATGCTGAAATGATGATGATGGATCTGGCGGATAAATTGGCTAGTGAGCTGTCATCTGCCTTGCGCGCCAATGATACCGCTTCGCTTGCTGTGCCGGGTGGTACAACGCCGGGGCCGGTTTTTGACAGTCTGTGTGCCGTTGATCTGGATTGGTCGCGCGTACAGGTGATGCTAACCGATGAACGCTGGGTGCCCGAGACGTCCGAGCGGTCGAACACGCGGCTTTTGCGCGAAAGGCTTTTGACCAATCGCGCGGCGGCGGCCACCTATGTGCCGCTTTATGCGGATGCCCCGACCCCCGAAGAAAAGCTGCCGGAACTGGCCACGACGCTCGCCTCTGCGTTGCCGATTTCGGTGCTGCTGTTGGGGATGGGCGCCGATATGCACACGGCCTCGATCTTTCCGGGTGCCGATCAGCTTGATCTGGCCTTGCATGGCAGTGATCTTTTGGTGGCGATGCGCGCGCCGGGTGCGCCAGAGCCGCGCATCACACTTTCGGCGGCTGTTTTGCGCGCCGCGATGAGCTGTCATATCGTAATTGTCGGCGCGGAAAAGCGCGCTGCTTTGGAAAAGGCGCGGCACCTGTCACCGGATGAAGCGCCCGTCGCTGCGGTATTGAGCGATGCAACAGTTCATTGGGCCGAGGCGTAA
- a CDS encoding GGDEF domain-containing protein, producing MHSPIVSLLGPKNRLGWVLRYAVLALGVVGTVFAHDVLLDNAFHGVMSQYLGTMVMIGLPLYAVATGIMTDMGQLRVQLIKASETDQMTGLLQRQPFLRHTERKLVQTGVLMMLDIDGLGQINAKHDHHAGDLCLMALAIRLREVTRSTDVVGRIDGATIAVYLPGTPLDAGRDVAERLAQGLLVTTGQTRFEVTVSVGVVAADGETALSTLMHRAEAALLRAKMRGRAQVMLSEDALAA from the coding sequence ATGCACAGTCCTATTGTTTCACTTTTGGGCCCCAAAAACAGACTTGGCTGGGTCCTGCGCTATGCCGTTCTGGCGCTGGGCGTCGTTGGCACGGTGTTTGCGCATGATGTGCTTCTGGACAACGCATTTCATGGTGTCATGTCGCAGTATTTGGGGACGATGGTGATGATCGGTCTGCCGCTTTATGCGGTTGCGACCGGGATCATGACCGATATGGGCCAGTTGCGCGTTCAGTTGATCAAGGCCAGTGAAACAGACCAGATGACAGGGTTGCTCCAGCGCCAGCCTTTTCTGCGGCATACGGAACGCAAACTGGTGCAAACCGGTGTGCTGATGATGCTGGATATTGATGGATTGGGTCAGATCAACGCCAAACATGACCATCACGCAGGTGATCTTTGTCTGATGGCGCTGGCAATCCGGTTGCGCGAGGTAACGCGCAGCACCGATGTTGTCGGGCGGATTGATGGGGCGACCATCGCAGTTTATCTGCCGGGCACACCGCTTGATGCAGGGCGCGACGTGGCTGAAAGGCTTGCACAGGGTTTGCTGGTGACGACAGGGCAGACGCGGTTCGAAGTGACCGTTTCGGTGGGGGTGGTTGCGGCGGATGGCGAAACCGCGCTCAGCACGCTGATGCACCGCGCCGAAGCGGCGCTTTTGCGCGCCAAGATGCGCGGGCGTGCGCAGGTGATGTTGTCGGAAGACGCGCTTGCGGCCTGA
- a CDS encoding cobalt-precorrin-6A reductase produces MTLLILGGTGEAREIADRLQGHDAVISLAGATRTPAAQALPTRIGGFGGADGFRDYLRDAGITAVLDATHPFAHRITSRTATLCQALGVPYVQFLRPAWMPEAGDRWIEIACETEAADHIPHGAVVFLGTGRQTLDRFTNLKGRDVICRQIDPPDKPFPFAGGRFLVGRPPFSVADEEALFAALGVQYLVVKNAGGVASRTKLTAARHLGIQVLMVARPARGDWPVVDTVDAALAWVNAL; encoded by the coding sequence ATGACTTTGCTGATCCTTGGTGGCACCGGCGAGGCGCGCGAGATAGCGGACCGCCTGCAAGGCCATGATGCGGTGATCTCGCTTGCCGGTGCGACACGCACACCTGCGGCGCAGGCGTTGCCGACGCGGATTGGCGGGTTTGGCGGGGCTGATGGATTTCGGGACTATCTGCGCGACGCAGGCATTACTGCCGTTCTTGATGCAACCCATCCCTTTGCCCATCGGATCACCTCGCGGACGGCGACACTGTGTCAGGCGCTGGGCGTTCCTTATGTCCAGTTCCTGCGGCCCGCATGGATGCCAGAGGCGGGGGACAGGTGGATCGAGATCGCCTGTGAAACCGAGGCCGCCGATCACATTCCGCACGGGGCCGTCGTGTTTCTGGGCACGGGGCGGCAAACGCTTGACCGTTTTACCAATCTGAAAGGGCGCGACGTGATCTGCCGCCAGATTGATCCGCCTGACAAACCTTTCCCCTTTGCAGGGGGGCGGTTTCTGGTAGGGCGGCCGCCGTTCTCGGTTGCCGATGAAGAGGCGCTCTTTGCCGCGCTGGGCGTGCAATATCTGGTGGTCAAGAATGCGGGTGGCGTTGCAAGTCGTACGAAACTGACCGCCGCGCGCCACCTTGGTATTCAGGTTTTGATGGTGGCAAGACCTGCGCGGGGCGATTGGCCCGTGGTTGATACCGTGGATGCCGCACTTGCGTGGGTGAACGCGCTGTGA
- a CDS encoding MFS transporter, whose amino-acid sequence MIITDDKRAKRNVAVLVLAQAILGAQLPMIFVVGGLVGGQLASNPCLATLPISFIVFGSMTTAPWISPLMQRNGRRFGFFLGAFAGAVGAAVSAYGLYTGSFFILLAGSYLTGIYMSAQGFYRFAATDTASEAFRPKAISYVMAGGLLSAVIGPQLNKLVQDAYVVPFLGTYMAIIVLNLVGMLLFLWLDLPKGTKREPQAATVAGRTRLELLRDPRVLVAIICAMVSYSLMNLVMTSTPLAVVGCGFTTDNANDIVSAHVLAMFAPSFFTGHLIARFGVERIVSLGLVILAFAGVVALSGVELTNFYIALILLGLGWNFGFIGATTMLAGAHRPEERGAVQGMNDMIVFGMVTVASLASGGLMNCSGGTAVEGWNAVNLAMVPFLVLAGGSLIWLVRQPRMAV is encoded by the coding sequence ATGATAATAACAGATGACAAACGGGCCAAACGCAATGTGGCCGTTCTTGTGCTTGCTCAGGCCATTTTGGGCGCGCAACTTCCGATGATTTTCGTCGTGGGCGGGCTTGTGGGCGGGCAGTTGGCCTCCAACCCCTGCCTTGCGACGCTGCCGATCTCATTCATCGTGTTCGGCTCGATGACAACGGCCCCGTGGATCAGCCCCCTGATGCAGCGCAACGGACGCCGTTTCGGCTTTTTCCTCGGGGCGTTTGCGGGGGCTGTGGGGGCCGCCGTTTCGGCATACGGGCTCTACACTGGCTCGTTTTTCATTCTGCTGGCAGGATCCTACCTGACCGGCATCTACATGTCCGCGCAAGGCTTCTACCGTTTTGCCGCCACTGATACCGCATCCGAGGCGTTTCGCCCCAAAGCCATTTCATATGTGATGGCAGGTGGCCTGTTGTCGGCCGTCATCGGGCCGCAACTGAACAAACTGGTGCAGGACGCCTATGTCGTGCCGTTTCTGGGCACCTATATGGCGATTATCGTGCTGAACCTTGTGGGGATGCTCTTGTTTCTCTGGCTCGACCTGCCCAAAGGCACCAAGCGTGAACCACAGGCCGCCACAGTGGCGGGGCGGACGCGGCTTGAGTTGCTGCGCGACCCAAGGGTTCTTGTGGCGATCATCTGTGCGATGGTGTCCTATTCCTTGATGAACCTTGTGATGACATCCACGCCTTTGGCAGTGGTCGGCTGCGGGTTTACCACCGATAACGCCAATGACATCGTTTCGGCCCACGTGCTGGCGATGTTCGCACCCTCTTTCTTTACCGGCCATCTGATTGCGCGCTTCGGGGTTGAACGGATCGTCTCGCTCGGGCTGGTCATTCTTGCATTCGCAGGTGTCGTGGCCTTGTCTGGGGTAGAACTCACCAACTTCTACATCGCCCTGATTCTGTTGGGGCTTGGCTGGAACTTCGGCTTTATCGGTGCCACCACCATGCTTGCCGGTGCGCACCGCCCCGAAGAGCGCGGTGCCGTGCAGGGTATGAACGATATGATCGTCTTTGGCATGGTGACGGTGGCGTCACTGGCATCAGGCGGGTTGATGAACTGTTCTGGCGGCACGGCGGTTGAGGGCTGGAATGCCGTGAACCTTGCCATGGTGCCGTTCCTTGTGCTGGCAGGCGGGTCGCTGATCTGGCTGGTGCGCCAGCCCAGAATGGCGGTCTAG
- the cobA gene encoding uroporphyrinogen-III C-methyltransferase, with amino-acid sequence MSTDIPLPVHTWPTLEPGWVWLCGAGPGDPGLLTLHAVNALRQADVVIYDALVQEQILTWAPQAEHIYAGKRGGKPSAKQRDISLRLVDLARAGKRVLRLKGGDPFVFGRGGEEAQTLVQHNIPIRIIPGISAGIGGLAYAGIPVTHRDVNQSVTFVTGHDQSGNTPSSLDWGSISKGSQVIVIYMGMKHIAQITAQLIAAGRSLHEPVAVVTTATTDQQQVLETTLGTIVNDIAKAELEPPAIICVGQSVLMRQVLDWQNMAAGHPPRNLDPLGRGRPAESA; translated from the coding sequence ATGAGCACCGATATACCCCTTCCCGTCCATACATGGCCCACGCTGGAACCCGGCTGGGTCTGGCTTTGTGGCGCAGGTCCGGGCGATCCGGGGCTTTTGACACTGCATGCGGTGAATGCGCTGCGTCAGGCGGATGTGGTGATCTATGATGCGCTTGTGCAGGAACAGATCCTGACATGGGCACCGCAAGCCGAGCATATCTATGCGGGCAAACGCGGCGGCAAACCCTCCGCCAAACAGCGCGATATCTCTTTGCGGCTGGTTGATCTGGCGCGCGCGGGCAAACGGGTCTTGCGGCTCAAAGGCGGTGATCCCTTTGTCTTCGGGCGCGGCGGCGAAGAAGCCCAAACGCTCGTCCAGCACAACATCCCGATCCGCATCATCCCCGGCATTTCCGCAGGCATCGGCGGGCTGGCCTATGCAGGCATCCCCGTCACCCACCGCGATGTGAACCAGTCAGTGACCTTCGTGACTGGCCACGACCAATCGGGCAACACCCCCAGTTCGCTGGACTGGGGCAGCATTTCCAAAGGCAGTCAGGTGATTGTCATCTACATGGGCATGAAACACATCGCCCAGATCACCGCGCAACTGATCGCCGCAGGGCGCAGCCTGCACGAACCCGTCGCAGTTGTGACGACAGCGACAACGGACCAGCAACAGGTGCTTGAAACCACGCTGGGCACCATCGTGAATGACATCGCCAAGGCCGAACTCGAACCGCCCGCGATCATCTGCGTCGGACAATCCGTGCTGATGCGGCAGGTTCTTGACTGGCAAAACATGGCCGCAGGCCACCCGCCGCGCAATCTCGACCCTTTGGGCCGTGGCCGCCCTGCCGAATCTGCCTGA
- a CDS encoding cobalt-precorrin-5B (C(1))-methyltransferase: MTDEITPELRRGWTTGACATAATKAALMRLWGGAFVREVGIVLPKGETPVFPLALAEAGKGWARVGITKDAGDDPDVTHGALIVVTVRPSQGGIVFQAGEGVGTVTKPGLPIGVGEPAINPVPRQMMTDVVQEMAAQYGKPPDITIEVSVPGGEEIALKTWNPRLGIAGGLSILGTTGVVRPFSCAAWIASIHRGIDVARAAGQTHVAGCTGATSEKTVQALYGLPDHAMLDMGDFAGGMLKYLVKHPVARVTIGGGIGKITKLAQGAIDLHSGRSQVDFAQLAEIAGVPRVSEANTALEAYEIAGPVLAQRIADQALAQVQARFGAAGITYDIVIIDRKGSIIARAGA; encoded by the coding sequence ATGACAGATGAGATCACACCTGAATTGCGCCGCGGCTGGACCACGGGGGCCTGTGCGACGGCCGCGACCAAAGCCGCGTTGATGCGCCTTTGGGGCGGGGCTTTTGTGCGCGAGGTCGGGATCGTGCTGCCTAAGGGGGAAACACCAGTATTCCCGCTGGCCTTGGCCGAGGCGGGCAAGGGCTGGGCCCGTGTGGGGATTACCAAGGATGCAGGCGACGATCCCGATGTGACGCACGGTGCGCTGATCGTTGTGACGGTGCGGCCTTCGCAAGGGGGCATTGTCTTTCAAGCAGGCGAAGGGGTGGGGACCGTCACCAAACCGGGCCTGCCTATCGGTGTGGGCGAACCTGCCATCAATCCCGTGCCGCGTCAGATGATGACAGATGTCGTGCAAGAGATGGCCGCGCAGTACGGAAAGCCCCCCGATATCACGATTGAGGTTTCTGTGCCGGGCGGCGAGGAGATCGCGCTGAAAACATGGAATCCGCGTTTGGGGATTGCAGGGGGGCTCTCCATCCTTGGCACGACCGGCGTGGTGCGTCCGTTTAGCTGTGCGGCATGGATTGCCTCGATCCACCGTGGCATTGATGTGGCGCGCGCGGCGGGGCAGACCCATGTGGCCGGATGCACGGGGGCCACGTCGGAAAAGACGGTGCAGGCGCTTTACGGTCTGCCCGATCATGCAATGCTGGATATGGGGGATTTCGCGGGGGGGATGCTGAAGTATCTGGTGAAGCATCCCGTGGCACGTGTGACGATCGGCGGCGGCATCGGCAAGATCACCAAACTGGCGCAGGGGGCGATTGATTTGCATTCAGGGCGCAGTCAGGTCGATTTTGCGCAACTGGCCGAGATTGCAGGCGTGCCGCGTGTCAGCGAGGCCAATACAGCACTTGAGGCCTACGAGATCGCAGGCCCCGTCCTTGCCCAGAGAATCGCGGATCAGGCGCTGGCACAGGTGCAGGCCCGTTTTGGCGCGGCGGGGATCACCTATGACATTGTCATCATCGACCGCAAAGGCAGCATCATCGCGAGGGCGGGCGCATGA
- the zwf gene encoding glucose-6-phosphate dehydrogenase: protein MVSRVIPVDEFDLVIFGGTGDLARRKILPGLFRRFLSGQMPAGSRIIGAARSELDAGGYRDMIADAVAEFGGKEANDKKGLDAFLKQLEYVAIDARGEGGWSDLAGIVRQDVVQAFYFSVAPSLFGDLAERLHTNKIANAQSRIVVEKPFGRDLESARALNQTLAAHFDESQIYRIDHYLGKETVQNLMAVRFGNVLFEPLWNNHYIDHIQITVAETVGVGGRGAYYDKSGAMRDMVQNHLMQLLCLIAMEPPGQFEADAVRDEKLKVIRALQSIDHHHIVRGQYDAGPNGPSYREDAENPRSFTESFIAMRCHIANWRWAGVPFYLRTGKRMKARSSEIAVVFKDLGHTIFEGDEARHRNILAIRLQPNEGIDLQVTIKEPGPGGMRLIDVPLDMTFADALGDEAEEVTDAYERLIMDVIRGNQTLFMRGDEVEAAWAWTDPLIESWEARNDVPKHYDAGSAGPEDAMMLLHRDGRKWRDIKG, encoded by the coding sequence TTGGTCTCTCGCGTCATTCCAGTCGATGAATTCGATCTTGTGATCTTTGGTGGCACCGGCGATTTGGCCCGGCGCAAGATCCTGCCCGGTTTGTTCCGGCGGTTTTTATCGGGGCAAATGCCCGCAGGGTCGCGGATCATCGGTGCCGCGCGCTCCGAATTGGACGCGGGCGGGTATCGCGATATGATTGCCGATGCGGTAGCTGAATTTGGTGGCAAAGAAGCAAACGATAAGAAGGGTTTAGATGCCTTTCTTAAACAACTGGAATATGTAGCGATTGATGCGCGCGGCGAGGGCGGTTGGTCTGATCTGGCGGGTATCGTGCGTCAGGATGTGGTGCAGGCATTCTATTTCTCGGTAGCACCATCCTTGTTCGGGGATCTGGCCGAACGGCTGCACACCAATAAGATCGCGAACGCGCAAAGCCGGATTGTGGTTGAAAAACCCTTTGGTCGTGACCTTGAGTCGGCCCGCGCGTTGAACCAGACGCTGGCCGCGCATTTCGACGAAAGCCAGATTTACCGCATCGACCATTATCTGGGCAAAGAAACGGTCCAGAACCTGATGGCCGTGCGTTTCGGCAATGTGCTGTTTGAGCCTTTGTGGAATAATCACTACATTGATCACATCCAGATCACCGTGGCGGAAACCGTGGGTGTCGGCGGGCGCGGGGCTTATTATGACAAATCCGGTGCGATGCGCGACATGGTGCAAAACCACCTGATGCAGCTGTTGTGCCTGATCGCGATGGAGCCTCCGGGCCAGTTTGAAGCGGATGCTGTGCGTGACGAAAAGCTGAAAGTTATCAGGGCACTACAGTCCATAGATCATCATCATATCGTGCGCGGCCAGTATGACGCGGGCCCCAACGGCCCCAGCTACCGCGAAGACGCGGAAAACCCCCGCAGCTTTACCGAAAGCTTTATTGCCATGCGCTGCCACATCGCCAACTGGCGGTGGGCGGGTGTGCCGTTCTATTTGCGCACCGGCAAGCGCATGAAGGCGCGCTCGTCCGAGATTGCGGTCGTGTTCAAAGACCTCGGACATACGATTTTTGAGGGCGACGAGGCCCGCCACCGCAATATTCTGGCGATCCGCTTGCAACCGAACGAAGGAATTGATTTGCAGGTGACCATCAAGGAACCCGGACCGGGGGGCATGCGCCTGATTGATGTGCCGCTGGATATGACCTTTGCGGACGCACTGGGTGACGAAGCCGAAGAAGTAACAGACGCCTACGAGCGCCTAATCATGGATGTGATCCGTGGCAACCAGACGCTGTTCATGCGCGGTGATGAGGTTGAGGCCGCCTGGGCCTGGACCGATCCGCTGATTGAGAGCTGGGAGGCGCGCAATGATGTGCCCAAGCATTACGATGCGGGCTCTGCCGGACCGGAGGATGCGATGATGCTGCTGCACCGCGATGGCCGAAAGTGGCGTGATATCAAGGGCTAG
- a CDS encoding squalene/phytoene synthase family protein, with amino-acid sequence MSFEACAALVEKGDPLRFRAAMAAPVAARRVLFPLYAFNIEVARAPWVTQEAMIAEMRLQWWRDALEEIAEGKTPRRHEVVDALAGCLDAEGARCLDGLIAARRWDIYKDPFEDRVHFDAYINATSADLMWTAARLLGPADEQVVRDFAYGVGVANILQAYPALTAQGRKPLLETADTAVVALAASGQARMDQARAGRRGVSKTAGAALVAGYHARPVLQQVQHTPARATADALDVNPARDSLRFLNVSLRGWWR; translated from the coding sequence ATGAGTTTCGAGGCTTGCGCCGCACTGGTTGAAAAGGGCGATCCTTTGCGCTTTCGTGCCGCGATGGCGGCCCCTGTCGCTGCGCGCCGCGTCCTGTTCCCGCTTTACGCCTTCAACATCGAGGTCGCGCGCGCCCCTTGGGTCACGCAAGAGGCGATGATCGCGGAAATGCGCCTGCAATGGTGGCGTGATGCGCTGGAAGAGATTGCCGAGGGCAAGACCCCGCGCCGCCATGAAGTGGTCGATGCGCTGGCGGGTTGTCTGGATGCAGAAGGCGCGCGCTGTCTGGATGGTCTGATTGCTGCGCGCCGGTGGGATATTTACAAAGACCCTTTCGAGGATCGCGTGCATTTTGACGCCTATATCAACGCCACGTCCGCCGATCTGATGTGGACGGCTGCGCGCCTTCTGGGACCCGCAGACGAACAAGTCGTCCGCGATTTTGCCTATGGCGTGGGGGTTGCGAATATTTTGCAGGCCTATCCCGCCCTGACAGCGCAAGGGCGCAAGCCGTTGTTGGAGACCGCCGACACCGCAGTTGTGGCACTCGCTGCGTCCGGACAGGCGCGGATGGATCAGGCGCGCGCAGGCAGGCGCGGTGTGTCCAAAACTGCGGGCGCGGCACTGGTTGCGGGCTATCATGCGCGGCCCGTGTTGCAGCAGGTGCAGCACACGCCAGCGCGCGCCACGGCAGATGCGCTTGATGTGAACCCTGCGCGCGACAGCCTGCGGTTCTTGAACGTGTCGCTGCGTGGCTGGTGGCGCTAG